One window of Marmota flaviventris isolate mMarFla1 chromosome 5, mMarFla1.hap1, whole genome shotgun sequence genomic DNA carries:
- the Selenop gene encoding selenoprotein P, which produces MWRSLGLALALCFLPYGGTESQGENFICKQPPDWSIRDQNPMQNSHGSVTVVALLQASUYLCILQASRLEDLRIKLEKEGYSNISYIVVNHQGISSQLKYIHLKNKVSDHIPVYQQEENQKDVWTLLNGYKDDFLIYDRCGHLVYHLGLPYSFLTFPYVEDAIKIAYCEDRCGNCSFRTLENEDFCRNVSLPTVEKTIEALQPHHHHNHQHLGSSELSKNQQPGAADTPSNPAPLDLHHHKKHKGQYRQGNSESUQMAGSEGLQRSLAQRKLCQKGCVNQLQCKLFKDPQAASSSCCCHCRHLIFEKRESAITUQCAENLPSLCSUQGLRAEENVIESCQURMPPAAUQRSQQLDPTEVGTNUSUKNKAKK; this is translated from the exons ATGTGGAGGAGCCTGGGACTTGCCCTGGCTCTCTGTTTTCTCCCCTATGGAGGAACAGAGAGCCAGGGTGAAAACTTCATTTGTAAGCAACCCCCAGACTGGAGCATAAGAGATCAAAATCCAATGCAGAACTCCCACGGTTCAGTGACTGTGGTTGCTCTTCTTCAAGCTAGCTGATACCTGTGCATTCTGCAGGCATCCAG ATTGGAAGACCTgcgaataaaattggaaaaagaagGATATTCTAATATTTCCTATATTGTTGTTAATCATCAAGGAATCTCTTCtcaattaaaatacatacatCTTAAAAATAAGGTTTCAGACCATATTCCTGTTTATCaacaagaagaaaaccaaaaagatGTCTGGACACTCTTAAATGGATACAAAGATGACTTCCTCATATATGACAG ATGTGGCCATCTTGTATATCATCTTGGTTTGCCTTACTCCTTCCTAACTTTCCCATATGTAGAAGATGCCATTAAGATTGCTTACTGTGAAGACAGATGTGGAAACTGCTCTTTCAGG ACTCTTGAAAATGAAGACTTCTGTAGAAATGTATCTTTGCCCACTGTGGAAAAAACAATTGAGGCTCTGCAGCCACATCACCATCACAACCATCAGCATCTTGGGAGCAGTGAGCTTTCAAAGAATCAGCAACCAGGAGCAGCAGATACTCCTTCAAACCCTGCTCCTCTAGACCTTCATCACCATAAAAAGCACAAGGGCCAGTATAGGCAGGGTAACTCAGAGAGCTGACAGATGGCAGGAAGTGAAGGTTTACAACGTTCACTTGCACAAAGGAAACTCTGCCAAAAGGGATGTGTAAATCAATTACAGTGTAAGTTGTTCAAAGATCCACAGGCAGCTTCTAGTAGCTGTTGCTGCCATTGTCGACATCTGATATTTGAAAAAAGAGAGTCTGCAATCACCTGACAGTGTGCTGAAAACCTCCCATCTTTATGTAGCTGACAGGGACTTAGGGCAGAGGAGAACGTCATTGAATCTTGTCAGTGACGAATGCCTCCAGCTGCCTGACAAAGAAGTCAGCAGCTTGATCCCACAGAAGTTGGCACCAATTGAAGCtgaaaaaataaggcaaaaaagtga